Proteins from one Terriglobus tenax genomic window:
- a CDS encoding FG-GAP-like repeat-containing protein, which translates to MVSALPEEQAMSFAIVLPLRNQAELNDLLKRLYDPSSPDYRKFLSVAQFTEQFGPTAQDYESVASYARANGFSVAAAPANRMVLSLTGTVAQVESAFGVHMNYYQHPTENRTFFSPDREPSLALPIRIAHISGLNNFYLPQPQSHVSSDVQAMAANVTGSGPGGSYLGSDMRAAYYGGTTLDGNGQVVGLLEFDGYYKSDVDLTFSNAGQTYNVPINNVLLSGMTSAPRTAGGEAEVVLDIVQAIGMAPGLSQVRVYIGANDAAILNSIASENIAKQIGCSWSWRPDDPDVADPFFQEMAAQGQSFFAASGDNGAFSSSVPFYFPQEDAYVTAVGGTHLTTNGAGGSWASEVAWNNGGYGTGGGVSPDSIGIPSWQTGIASAANGGSATLRNVPDVAMEGDFDNYMCSMGTCRTTGAGTSFAAPRWAGFMAMVNQQAIEAGNAPAGGLGFINPSIYAVGAGSRYATDMHDVTSGNNQTAGQSVWYSAVAGYDLVTGWGSANGQSLIDELAGSQVPGFWLAASNGALGLGQGATGTTTITVTNAGGFTGDVNLAITSILPSGVTASWGTNPTTSTSVLTFVVSASALESSTPITITGTSGNLSATTTLTLVVHQPTFTLSAAPTLLPVAPGNSVNSTVSVAPKFGFNGSVSLAASGLPTGVTASWGTNPTTGTSVVTFAASANTPGGTYPVTITGTSGSITATTTVSLLVQAPSFTLYGSSSLNVGQNSSVSGYFYVSPAYGFNSIVNFSVSGLPAGVSANFSPASSISSTNLILRASSAVPGQYPVTVTGTSGSLTSSITFTLNVYEPSFTLSASSVNIGQGSTGSSSVYVNGQYGFNSSVNLSVSGLPSGVSAIWNPNPTTSSSSLTLMASSSVPTGQYTLTVAGRSGSLVASTTLTMGVYEPTFTLSGSSGVSIGQGGTTTSYVYVNPQYGFGNAVMLSVAGLPAGVTASFVQNPTTGSSTLNFSASSSAAIGQYPVTISGTSGTTIKTMTLTLGVYAPTFTLSGGGSVNIPQGGGTGNGYLYVNGQYGFSNPVTFSVSGLPSGVTANFSPNPATYSSTVTFSSNGTAAAGQYPLTITGTYGSRTASLAMTLIVYEPTYTLSANNTTIGQGTSTNVYVYANSQYGYNNPITLSLSSLPAGVTATISPNPTTYSSSINFVASSSAAVGAYPITVTGTSGATVVTTQFTLTVATPAFTLSGYSVGMGQGSTASGYVYMNTQNGFSGSVTYSATGLPTGLTASFSNNPSTNYSTQIVFTASSSLAPGQYPVTITGVSGSLTASTTITVTVYAPSFTLSGPYFGSVNPGTTATGSVYISSQYGFTGAVNLVVSGLPSGVTASFSQNPATSTSVLTITASDSAVPGTASLTITGTSGTLSVATTSSITINQSGFSISSAPNAVTISPGGTAKSSILVNRTNGFSGSVSFTATGLPAGVTSSFSPAAATNSTVMTLSADSSAVLGAAVITVTGTSNGVTVPTSLTLSVAAAGSATTTGLSLTANGGTPNSLVSGTMVSLTATVQSSGTAVKNGEVVFCETTGACDFDHRIASALLSSDGKAVVRFLPGPGDHAYKAAFLGAPGRLSSSSDASTLNVTASVPTRTLLTSSGSQGNYTLSATVTGQGRLAPGGSISFVDTTSNGATIRSTSLSAAQNNISFDTTQSAIGNTSSYSLSSGDFNGDGIIDLVTGNSTNKQVVILLGQGDGKFTASGQGITTASQPVASAVGDFNGDGNLDLALAYSNANVVAFYLGNGDGTFTPSSTIPTGSSPIALVAEDFNRDGKLDLAVANNWTDTVNIYVGNGDMTFVNTQSPQTGDAPRAMVAADFNRDGLLDLATVNQSGNTLTILLGSGDGTFTPSFSPATGSSPSSVATADFNGDGVADLAVANSNGNTATILLGVGDGTFTTSPIVAIGTNPGAIVTGDFNGDGRQDLAVTGYYQIGVGLFFGQGDGTFPTSLFASAGSYATAMIASDLNGDGVQDFAVLNAGSGIVTSVLSKWSRNAGVTASGISPFGQGAHQVKASYGGDSIYQGSASNTVSLTAQAGAPVVTVTPSAASVFTQQPFVVTVKVAAGSGYPDATGTVTLSRNGYSARQALSAGTAVFNIAGGALSVGNDPLTASYAPDPSSISTYTSANGNAALTVADVVSPTVTVTPSASTVTTLQSLSVAVGVSAGGSNPVPTGTVTLTSGTFSAQQALTGGVATFNIASGMLAVGNAALTASYVPDATGSYMYKNASGAGSVTVTAGTGSGSAALAMTVSPATVTDQQSVTANISVAGASGAATPTGTVVLTSGSYRASGTLVNGAATFTVAGAILSSGSNTLTATYLGDSTYASTSGMGAVLVAPVTITAVAPSPVNRGSTTTSNLTFNAGSTYSGTLSLSCSVTSSPAGAQNLPICSLNPSSVSLNAKGSGSATVSISTSAATSAALSLPWQEGGLVVTAFVLPVMLGWRRRRIVLPLLLLLVAVVMSSNGCAGGKGVSGGGSITNPGTTTGSYTITVTGTDSTARVTAGTTVVVTVQ; encoded by the coding sequence GCCAGGTGCGTGTCTATATCGGCGCTAATGACGCGGCCATTCTGAACTCGATCGCATCGGAGAATATCGCGAAGCAGATTGGCTGCTCGTGGAGCTGGCGTCCGGACGATCCTGATGTTGCCGATCCATTTTTCCAGGAGATGGCAGCGCAGGGGCAGAGCTTCTTTGCCGCCTCGGGTGACAACGGCGCGTTTTCCTCCAGTGTTCCGTTTTACTTTCCCCAGGAGGATGCTTATGTCACAGCAGTCGGCGGTACGCACCTTACCACTAATGGCGCCGGGGGAAGCTGGGCGTCAGAGGTAGCGTGGAACAATGGCGGCTATGGCACGGGCGGTGGCGTCAGTCCTGACAGCATAGGCATTCCAAGCTGGCAGACAGGAATCGCGAGCGCGGCCAACGGTGGTTCCGCGACCCTGCGCAACGTTCCGGATGTCGCGATGGAAGGCGACTTCGATAACTATATGTGTTCGATGGGCACATGCCGCACCACGGGTGCGGGTACCAGCTTCGCCGCACCACGGTGGGCTGGCTTTATGGCCATGGTGAACCAGCAGGCTATCGAGGCTGGTAATGCTCCTGCGGGCGGCCTCGGTTTCATCAATCCGTCCATCTACGCTGTTGGCGCGGGAAGCCGTTATGCCACGGATATGCACGACGTCACCAGCGGAAACAATCAGACAGCGGGACAGTCTGTCTGGTACAGTGCTGTGGCCGGCTATGACCTGGTGACCGGATGGGGCAGCGCCAATGGGCAAAGCCTGATTGACGAGCTTGCAGGTTCGCAGGTGCCCGGCTTCTGGCTTGCAGCCTCGAACGGAGCACTTGGGCTCGGGCAGGGGGCCACAGGCACAACGACCATTACAGTAACCAACGCGGGTGGTTTTACTGGCGATGTGAACCTGGCGATTACATCGATCCTGCCGTCTGGAGTTACTGCGTCGTGGGGAACCAATCCCACCACCAGCACCAGTGTTCTGACATTTGTTGTAAGTGCTTCAGCTTTGGAGAGCTCCACCCCGATTACGATTACGGGAACCTCCGGCAACCTGAGCGCGACCACGACGCTAACGTTGGTGGTGCATCAGCCGACGTTTACACTTTCCGCAGCGCCCACGCTTCTTCCCGTTGCTCCGGGCAATTCTGTAAATTCCACCGTCAGTGTTGCGCCGAAGTTTGGCTTCAATGGAAGCGTAAGCCTTGCGGCCTCCGGCTTGCCGACTGGAGTTACTGCGTCGTGGGGAACGAATCCGACGACCGGGACAAGTGTGGTGACCTTTGCGGCCAGCGCTAACACGCCTGGTGGAACCTATCCTGTCACGATCACCGGAACCTCGGGAAGCATCACCGCGACTACGACGGTGTCTCTGCTCGTCCAGGCCCCGAGCTTCACGCTCTACGGATCCAGCAGCCTCAATGTCGGACAGAACAGTTCGGTGAGCGGCTACTTTTACGTGAGTCCGGCGTATGGCTTCAACAGCATCGTCAATTTTTCTGTGTCCGGTTTGCCGGCCGGCGTTTCTGCAAACTTTTCGCCGGCTTCCAGCATCTCGTCGACGAACCTCATCCTGCGGGCCAGTTCGGCTGTGCCCGGTCAGTACCCGGTTACAGTGACCGGAACATCCGGCAGCCTGACATCCTCGATCACCTTCACTCTGAATGTGTATGAACCGAGCTTCACACTCTCTGCCAGCAGCGTGAACATTGGGCAAGGAAGCACCGGATCATCATCGGTTTATGTCAATGGACAGTATGGATTCAACAGCAGTGTGAATCTCTCGGTGTCCGGCCTGCCCTCGGGTGTGTCTGCTATCTGGAACCCCAATCCGACCACTTCCTCAAGTTCTTTGACGCTGATGGCCAGCAGCAGCGTGCCCACCGGCCAGTACACGCTGACCGTTGCTGGAAGGTCCGGCAGCCTGGTTGCCTCCACGACACTGACGATGGGCGTTTATGAGCCGACGTTCACGTTGTCGGGAAGTTCGGGTGTCTCCATCGGCCAAGGGGGTACGACAACTTCTTATGTCTATGTGAATCCACAGTATGGGTTTGGCAATGCTGTAATGCTTTCGGTTGCGGGGCTACCAGCCGGGGTCACCGCTTCGTTTGTGCAGAATCCTACGACCGGCTCGTCTACGCTTAACTTCTCTGCCAGTTCAAGCGCAGCCATCGGTCAGTATCCGGTGACGATTAGCGGCACATCCGGTACAACCATCAAAACCATGACGCTGACGCTTGGCGTCTATGCGCCGACTTTCACCCTCTCAGGTGGCGGCAGCGTGAATATCCCGCAAGGCGGTGGTACTGGTAACGGCTATCTTTACGTCAATGGTCAGTACGGTTTTTCCAACCCCGTCACCTTCTCCGTATCCGGTCTTCCCTCGGGGGTGACTGCGAATTTTTCACCGAACCCGGCGACTTATAGCTCGACAGTTACCTTTAGCTCAAATGGCACGGCTGCCGCCGGACAGTATCCGCTGACGATTACAGGTACGTATGGTTCACGCACGGCAAGCCTTGCGATGACCCTCATTGTGTATGAGCCGACGTATACCTTGTCGGCAAACAACACGACGATAGGTCAGGGAACTTCAACCAATGTCTACGTCTATGCAAACAGCCAATACGGATACAACAATCCCATCACGCTGTCGCTGAGCAGTTTGCCGGCCGGTGTAACTGCCACGATCTCTCCCAACCCGACGACGTACTCAAGCTCCATCAACTTTGTTGCGAGCAGCTCAGCAGCTGTTGGCGCCTATCCCATTACGGTAACGGGAACCTCTGGCGCAACCGTTGTCACGACGCAGTTTACGCTTACCGTCGCGACGCCAGCGTTTACTCTTTCTGGATATTCGGTTGGCATGGGACAGGGGAGTACCGCTTCCGGGTATGTCTATATGAATACGCAGAACGGATTCTCGGGGAGTGTGACGTACTCTGCCACAGGATTGCCGACAGGCTTGACTGCTTCGTTCTCCAATAACCCAAGCACGAATTACTCGACCCAGATAGTCTTTACGGCCAGCAGCTCACTGGCTCCTGGTCAGTACCCGGTCACAATCACAGGCGTCTCCGGCAGTCTGACGGCTTCGACCACGATTACGGTGACCGTATATGCGCCGAGCTTCACTCTCAGCGGACCGTACTTTGGAAGCGTCAATCCTGGAACGACGGCTACGGGATCCGTATACATTTCCTCGCAATACGGCTTTACTGGGGCGGTCAATCTTGTTGTTTCGGGTCTGCCGAGTGGTGTGACGGCTTCTTTCTCACAAAATCCGGCAACAAGCACCAGTGTGCTGACCATTACGGCCAGCGATAGCGCTGTTCCGGGAACGGCATCACTGACGATTACCGGAACCTCGGGGACTCTGAGCGTTGCGACGACATCCTCCATCACCATCAATCAATCTGGCTTCAGTATCTCCAGTGCTCCGAATGCTGTGACGATTTCTCCAGGAGGCACCGCGAAGTCCAGCATCCTGGTCAACCGGACCAATGGGTTTAGCGGAAGCGTCAGTTTTACAGCTACCGGCTTGCCGGCTGGCGTGACGTCATCGTTCTCGCCAGCCGCAGCGACCAACAGTACTGTTATGACCCTTTCTGCCGATAGTTCTGCGGTGCTGGGAGCAGCCGTCATCACCGTCACCGGAACCTCCAATGGAGTAACGGTTCCCACCTCGCTTACCCTCAGCGTAGCTGCTGCCGGCTCCGCCACGACGACTGGCCTGTCTCTTACCGCGAATGGAGGCACTCCCAACTCCCTCGTATCCGGAACGATGGTATCTTTGACGGCCACGGTGCAATCGAGCGGGACTGCCGTCAAGAATGGCGAGGTAGTCTTCTGCGAAACCACCGGCGCATGTGACTTTGATCACCGCATTGCGTCAGCATTGCTTTCCAGTGATGGAAAAGCTGTGGTGCGTTTTCTGCCGGGACCTGGGGACCATGCGTACAAGGCAGCCTTCCTGGGGGCGCCGGGACGGCTTTCAAGCAGCTCGGATGCTTCAACTTTGAATGTCACAGCTTCGGTTCCAACCAGAACGCTGCTGACCTCCAGCGGCAGCCAGGGGAACTATACGTTGTCGGCAACTGTTACTGGTCAGGGAAGACTTGCGCCAGGTGGAAGCATCTCGTTTGTGGACACAACCAGCAACGGAGCTACGATTCGTTCCACTTCCTTGTCTGCGGCGCAGAACAACATCAGCTTTGACACGACACAAAGTGCTATTGGAAATACTTCGTCGTATAGCCTTTCTTCCGGCGATTTCAATGGCGATGGCATTATCGATCTTGTTACTGGAAACTCAACGAACAAGCAGGTTGTCATTCTGCTGGGACAGGGAGATGGCAAGTTCACTGCGAGTGGCCAGGGGATTACGACGGCCAGCCAGCCGGTAGCGAGTGCGGTCGGCGATTTTAACGGCGATGGCAACCTGGATCTGGCGCTGGCCTACTCCAACGCTAATGTGGTGGCGTTCTATCTCGGTAATGGAGATGGTACCTTTACGCCGTCTTCGACGATTCCGACAGGAAGCAGTCCCATTGCGCTGGTGGCAGAGGACTTCAACCGGGATGGAAAGCTGGACCTCGCTGTGGCCAATAACTGGACAGATACAGTGAATATCTACGTGGGGAATGGCGACATGACCTTCGTCAATACCCAGAGCCCCCAGACGGGAGATGCGCCGCGCGCGATGGTTGCCGCGGACTTCAATCGCGACGGCTTGCTAGATCTTGCCACCGTGAATCAGTCAGGCAATACACTGACAATCCTGCTTGGAAGCGGGGATGGAACGTTTACCCCTTCTTTTTCTCCGGCAACAGGATCTTCGCCATCCTCCGTTGCCACAGCTGATTTCAATGGGGATGGCGTGGCCGATCTTGCGGTCGCGAACTCCAACGGAAATACGGCGACGATTCTGCTTGGAGTCGGCGATGGCACGTTTACCACGTCACCTATCGTTGCAATCGGCACCAATCCTGGAGCGATTGTGACTGGCGACTTCAATGGCGACGGCAGGCAGGACCTTGCCGTTACCGGCTACTACCAGATTGGAGTAGGACTGTTTTTCGGACAGGGAGATGGCACATTCCCGACGTCGCTCTTCGCCTCCGCGGGGAGCTATGCGACGGCGATGATCGCATCGGATCTCAACGGCGACGGCGTCCAGGATTTCGCTGTCCTGAATGCTGGCAGTGGCATCGTCACAAGCGTTCTTTCGAAGTGGTCCAGAAATGCCGGCGTTACGGCCTCCGGTATCTCTCCCTTTGGGCAGGGTGCTCATCAAGTCAAGGCAAGCTATGGCGGTGACAGCATCTATCAGGGTAGTGCTTCCAACACCGTGTCGCTTACAGCGCAAGCTGGAGCTCCGGTGGTGACCGTGACGCCATCTGCGGCTAGTGTCTTTACGCAGCAGCCGTTTGTGGTGACGGTCAAGGTCGCTGCCGGCAGCGGATACCCGGATGCGACTGGAACCGTTACGTTATCTCGAAATGGCTACAGCGCACGGCAGGCGTTGAGTGCCGGCACTGCTGTCTTCAACATTGCTGGTGGCGCATTGAGCGTGGGGAACGATCCACTGACAGCTTCTTATGCGCCAGATCCTTCCAGTATTTCTACGTACACCAGCGCCAACGGCAACGCCGCATTGACGGTTGCCGATGTGGTGAGCCCGACGGTCACGGTCACTCCGTCGGCATCGACCGTGACTACGTTGCAGAGTCTGTCGGTTGCGGTGGGTGTCTCTGCAGGCGGCAGCAACCCGGTGCCAACCGGAACCGTTACGCTTACCAGCGGCACATTCAGCGCACAGCAGGCACTTACCGGCGGAGTTGCCACGTTCAACATCGCATCGGGAATGTTGGCTGTTGGGAATGCAGCGCTGACGGCCTCGTATGTTCCGGATGCGACCGGATCCTATATGTACAAGAACGCCAGTGGGGCCGGATCCGTCACAGTCACGGCGGGTACAGGAAGCGGTTCCGCGGCCCTGGCGATGACTGTATCGCCTGCTACGGTCACCGACCAGCAGTCCGTCACGGCTAATATATCGGTCGCAGGCGCAAGCGGAGCAGCGACTCCAACGGGGACTGTGGTCCTGACCAGCGGATCGTATCGTGCGAGCGGAACGCTCGTGAACGGTGCGGCCACTTTTACGGTGGCCGGTGCGATTCTGAGCAGCGGGTCGAATACACTGACTGCCACCTACCTGGGCGATAGTACGTATGCGTCGACCAGTGGGATGGGAGCCGTTTTGGTCGCTCCGGTCACGATAACGGCGGTCGCTCCATCACCTGTGAACCGTGGATCGACGACAACCAGCAATCTGACCTTCAATGCTGGAAGCACCTATTCCGGGACATTGAGTCTTAGCTGCTCTGTAACGTCGTCTCCCGCAGGAGCGCAAAATCTACCAATCTGCAGCCTTAACCCATCGAGCGTGTCATTGAACGCGAAGGGAAGCGGATCCGCGACTGTGTCGATCAGTACCTCCGCTGCGACCTCGGCGGCACTAAGTTTGCCGTGGCAGGAGGGTGGCCTGGTTGTTACAGCGTTTGTCCTTCCCGTCATGCTTGGGTGGCGCCGCCGGCGCATCGTCCTGCCTCTACTGTTGTTGCTGGTAGCGGTGGTAATGAGCAGCAACGGATGCGCTGGAGGTAAGGGAGTTTCCGGGGGCGGATCGATAACAAATCCGGGGACAACGACCGGAAGCTACACGATTACCGTAACGGGAACGGATAGCACCGCCAGAGTAACGGCCGGTACGACTGTGGTGGTGACCGTGCAGTAA
- a CDS encoding Hpt domain-containing protein: protein MSTAQDKTAALIAALWQKNRPVIEERIALLASSDPTTQDGHTAMLEAAHKLAGALGMYGYPEASATASRIEDALRRNHLAHLPELITALRNALPS, encoded by the coding sequence ATGTCGACGGCCCAGGATAAGACCGCCGCCCTCATCGCCGCACTGTGGCAGAAGAACCGTCCTGTCATCGAGGAACGCATCGCTCTGCTGGCGTCCAGTGACCCCACCACGCAGGATGGCCATACGGCCATGCTCGAAGCCGCACACAAACTCGCAGGAGCGCTCGGCATGTACGGCTACCCGGAAGCCTCGGCCACTGCCTCGCGGATCGAAGACGCCCTCCGCCGCAACCACCTGGCCCATCTGCCGGAACTGATCACTGCTCTGCGCAATGCTCTCCCTTCCTAA
- a CDS encoding response regulator: MPRILIIDDEDDIREVASLAIETTAGWEVLTASGGQQGMEVAAREQPDAILMDVMMPGMDGPTTFKAMQENPATAGIPVILLTAKVQGVDQRRFAGLGVTAVLFKPFDPMTLADQMAEALGW; the protein is encoded by the coding sequence GTGCCCCGCATCCTCATCATCGACGACGAAGACGATATCCGCGAGGTCGCCTCGCTTGCCATTGAAACCACCGCGGGCTGGGAGGTACTCACGGCCTCAGGCGGACAGCAAGGCATGGAAGTGGCCGCACGCGAGCAGCCTGATGCCATCCTGATGGACGTGATGATGCCCGGCATGGATGGCCCCACAACCTTCAAGGCCATGCAGGAAAACCCCGCCACCGCGGGCATTCCCGTCATTCTGCTCACGGCCAAGGTGCAGGGTGTCGACCAGCGCCGCTTCGCCGGACTGGGCGTCACCGCCGTCCTCTTCAAACCTTTTGATCCCATGACGCTGGCCGACCAGATGGCCGAAGCGCTCGGCTGGTAG
- a CDS encoding nuclear transport factor 2 family protein, translating to MKRIAWCAVVWMAAASAGAAVPEEDAVLAPIQAFFKGLSARDAAAMKSPFLPGGTLVLMRDGKPGQMTIEQFAERVGKPGTTKIEERIHDPLVKIDNDLAVVWAPFDFYVDGKVDHCGTDLFNMVKKDGQWVIAGIADTGKKECGR from the coding sequence ATGAAACGGATTGCGTGGTGTGCGGTGGTGTGGATGGCGGCGGCTTCAGCGGGTGCGGCGGTTCCTGAGGAAGATGCGGTGCTGGCGCCGATCCAGGCCTTTTTCAAGGGGCTGTCGGCACGCGATGCGGCGGCGATGAAGTCCCCGTTTTTACCCGGCGGAACGCTTGTTCTGATGCGTGATGGCAAGCCCGGCCAGATGACGATTGAGCAGTTCGCCGAACGGGTGGGTAAGCCCGGAACGACGAAGATCGAGGAGCGGATTCACGATCCGCTGGTGAAGATCGACAACGACCTGGCGGTGGTGTGGGCTCCGTTTGATTTTTACGTGGATGGCAAGGTAGACCACTGTGGGACCGACCTGTTCAACATGGTGAAGAAGGATGGGCAGTGGGTGATTGCCGGGATTGCGGATACGGGGAAGAAAGAGTGTGGAAGGTAG
- a CDS encoding 1,9-bis(guanidino)-5-aza-nonane synthase — MPTKKEILTTPIQHIDIKQHNVVPLVDAMAHMAYSSRDLNRAAKIYEMMLQDKDCGVILCLAGSLISAGLKQIFIDLIRNNMVDAIVSTGANIVDQDFFEALGFKHYIASEDYKYGAHDADLRDLAIDRIYDTFIDEDELRICDETTKIIADSLEPRAYSSREFIVAMGEYLVKNGKTPAAGGVDSIVLAAYEKNVPIFCPAFSDCSAGFGLVAHQHHRAGKPVVAIDSAKDFYEITKIKLENPVTGLLMVGGGVPKNFAQDIVVAAEVLLGDDADVAMHKYAIQITVADSRDGALSGSTLKEASSWGKVDLAWEQMVYAEATMALPLITGYAFHKNAQAARTGKNFASLLEPVTA, encoded by the coding sequence ATGCCTACGAAAAAAGAGATTCTCACTACCCCGATCCAGCACATCGACATCAAGCAGCACAACGTCGTTCCGCTGGTCGACGCCATGGCACACATGGCCTACTCGTCGCGTGACCTGAACCGCGCCGCCAAGATCTACGAGATGATGCTCCAGGACAAGGACTGCGGCGTCATCCTCTGCCTCGCCGGCTCGCTCATCTCCGCCGGCCTCAAGCAGATCTTCATTGACCTGATCCGCAACAACATGGTCGACGCCATCGTCTCCACTGGCGCCAACATCGTCGACCAGGACTTCTTCGAAGCCCTCGGTTTCAAGCACTACATCGCTTCCGAGGACTACAAGTACGGAGCGCACGATGCCGATCTCCGCGACCTGGCCATCGACCGCATCTACGACACTTTCATCGACGAAGACGAGCTCCGCATCTGCGACGAGACCACCAAGATCATCGCCGACTCTCTCGAGCCCCGCGCCTACTCCTCGCGCGAGTTCATCGTCGCCATGGGTGAGTACCTGGTCAAGAACGGCAAGACCCCGGCCGCCGGCGGCGTCGACTCCATCGTCCTCGCTGCCTATGAGAAGAACGTGCCCATCTTCTGCCCGGCCTTCTCCGACTGCTCCGCTGGCTTCGGTCTGGTCGCCCACCAGCACCACCGTGCCGGCAAGCCGGTCGTCGCCATTGACTCCGCCAAGGACTTCTACGAGATCACCAAGATCAAACTGGAAAATCCTGTCACCGGTCTTCTGATGGTCGGCGGCGGCGTCCCCAAGAACTTCGCCCAGGACATCGTCGTGGCCGCCGAGGTTCTGCTCGGAGACGACGCCGACGTTGCCATGCACAAGTACGCCATCCAGATCACCGTAGCCGACTCCCGCGACGGCGCCCTCTCCGGCTCCACGCTGAAGGAAGCTTCCAGCTGGGGCAAAGTTGACCTGGCCTGGGAACAGATGGTCTACGCCGAAGCCACCATGGCCCTGCCACTGATCACCGGCTACGCCTTCCACAAGAACGCGCAGGCCGCCCGCACCGGCAAGAACTTCGCCAGCCTGCTCGAGCCGGTCACGGCATAA
- a CDS encoding phospholipase C/P1 nuclease family protein encodes MRVLSALRFGAALALVAVMSAPPSYGWGMEGHMMINRLAMQALPADIPEFLKTPAAINEVEYLGPEPDRWRDSTEPELNAAQAPEHFMDMEWADLAGPLPRKRYDFIRQLAAAQPEHKDIPLTPEKVGLQPYVTTEVWERLKAAMRAYRTLSTEKKDTKQVEAAILFYVGWLGHYVGDGSNPHHTSIQYNGWTGPNPNGYTTEHKIHNLMESTYVRANIKIGELTPLVEKQPKLLGDVFNDYVAYLHHSQTMVEKTYQLEKAGGFMGAGTPEARTFIDERLAAGATELRDMVYTAWVRSADPVPPYRS; translated from the coding sequence ATGCGAGTTCTCTCTGCTCTTCGTTTTGGCGCCGCTCTGGCGCTTGTTGCCGTAATGTCCGCACCGCCCAGCTATGGCTGGGGCATGGAAGGCCACATGATGATCAACCGGCTGGCCATGCAGGCTCTGCCGGCGGATATTCCCGAGTTTCTGAAGACGCCGGCGGCGATTAACGAGGTGGAGTACCTGGGGCCGGAACCGGACCGCTGGCGCGATTCGACCGAGCCGGAGCTGAATGCTGCGCAGGCGCCTGAGCACTTTATGGACATGGAGTGGGCTGACCTGGCCGGCCCGCTGCCGCGAAAGCGGTACGACTTTATCCGCCAGCTTGCCGCCGCGCAGCCGGAGCATAAGGATATTCCCCTGACGCCGGAGAAGGTGGGCCTGCAGCCATACGTGACCACCGAAGTGTGGGAGCGCCTGAAGGCCGCCATGCGTGCCTACCGTACACTGAGCACCGAGAAGAAGGACACCAAGCAGGTGGAGGCGGCCATTCTGTTCTACGTGGGCTGGCTGGGCCACTATGTAGGCGATGGATCAAACCCGCATCACACGTCGATCCAGTACAACGGCTGGACCGGACCGAATCCGAATGGTTATACGACCGAGCATAAGATCCATAACTTGATGGAGAGTACCTATGTGCGGGCGAACATCAAGATCGGCGAACTGACGCCGCTGGTGGAAAAGCAGCCGAAGCTGCTGGGCGACGTCTTCAATGATTATGTTGCCTATCTGCACCACTCGCAGACGATGGTGGAGAAGACCTATCAGCTGGAGAAGGCTGGCGGCTTTATGGGAGCGGGGACGCCGGAGGCGCGGACGTTTATTGACGAGCGTCTGGCGGCCGGAGCGACGGAGCTGCGGGACATGGTGTACACGGCCTGGGTGAGGAGTGCGGATCCGGTGCCGCCATATCGTTCGTAG
- a CDS encoding GNAT family N-acetyltransferase, whose product MATAVLAPVVVQPAVWVPADAVLQAGPYRARLAVTEADRLAVYRLRFVVFNLELNEGCEAAFATGHDRDRFDDVCDHILVERVECGSVIGTYRLQTGLRALQAHGYYSAQEFDLSPYEVLRERTIELGRACIHRDHRSPEVLNLLWKAIARYAKERNARWMMGCCSLNSQDAVEGWSVFHGLREYQVEESLRTLPLEALRMQRVEGEIEAKQPPKLLRSYLALGARICGEPAIDREFRTIDFLTLMDLERLHPRMAVRLFG is encoded by the coding sequence ATGGCAACTGCGGTTCTGGCTCCGGTAGTCGTACAGCCGGCGGTATGGGTTCCAGCGGATGCGGTTTTGCAGGCCGGGCCGTACCGGGCCCGGCTGGCAGTGACGGAGGCGGACAGGCTGGCGGTCTATCGTCTGCGCTTTGTGGTCTTCAACCTGGAGCTGAATGAGGGATGCGAGGCTGCGTTCGCTACCGGACACGACCGCGACAGGTTTGACGACGTCTGCGACCACATTCTGGTGGAACGCGTGGAGTGCGGATCGGTGATCGGCACCTATCGTCTGCAGACCGGCTTGCGTGCGTTGCAGGCGCATGGCTACTACAGCGCGCAGGAATTCGACCTGAGCCCCTATGAAGTCCTGCGCGAGCGCACGATTGAACTGGGTCGGGCGTGCATTCACCGTGACCACCGCTCCCCAGAGGTGCTGAACCTGCTGTGGAAGGCGATTGCGCGGTACGCCAAGGAGCGTAATGCCCGCTGGATGATGGGCTGTTGCTCGCTGAACTCGCAGGATGCCGTGGAAGGCTGGAGCGTGTTTCACGGTCTGCGCGAGTACCAGGTGGAGGAAAGCCTGCGGACACTGCCCCTGGAAGCCCTGCGGATGCAGCGTGTGGAAGGCGAGATCGAGGCGAAACAGCCGCCGAAGCTACTGCGCAGCTACCTGGCGCTCGGGGCTCGCATATGTGGGGAACCGGCCATTGACCGGGAGTTCCGCACGATTGATTTTCTTACCCTTATGGATCTGGAACGGCTTCATCCTAGAATGGCAGTAAGGCTTTTTGGATGA